Proteins from one Malania oleifera isolate guangnan ecotype guangnan chromosome 4, ASM2987363v1, whole genome shotgun sequence genomic window:
- the LOC131152896 gene encoding uncharacterized protein LOC131152896 has product MEESDSGTMIKLTASNYTLWRSQMEDLLNCKDLGDPLDYKGMKPDSVKDDDWRRMNRKTIGQIRQWIYHKVYHHVAQETDAYSLWEKLENMYQAKTARNKAMLIRRLVNLKLKSRTSIGEHTSEFQNLVNQLS; this is encoded by the coding sequence ATGGAGGAATCAGACTCGGGTACTATGATCAAGCTCACGGCCTCCAATTACACTCTGTGGAGGTCTCAGATGGAGGATCTCCTTAATTGTAAGGATCTGGGAGATCCTTTGGATTATAAAGGTATGAAACCAGATTCcgtcaaagatgatgattggagaAGAATGAATAGGAAGACCATTGGTCAAATTAGACAATGGATTTACCATAAGGTATATCATCACGTCGCACAAGAGACTGATGCTTATAGTCTTTGGGAGAAGTTGGAAAACATGTACCAGGCCAAGACTGCTCGCAACAAAGCCATGTTAATAAGACGGCTTGTTAATCTAAAGTTAAAAAGCAGGACCTCTATAGGTGAACATACtagtgagttccaaaacctagtaAATCAGCTTTCATAA